atgtatatttagtaAGAAACTATACCTTTGTGTGAGGCTCGATTTTAATGCGTCAGTAAGATTTGCTGCTCTAGCATTTGGATACATAAACGGAGAATCCGATTGCACTAGTATTCTATCTAGTGTTAATGTTCCTGcgcttaatagtttttttattccgCTACCAGAACTATCTTTGCACAATCCtcctacaaaaaataaaaatattaaaatttttggatATGAACCTTGTTGAAAGCCATTACATAcactgtatatttaaatattgtatgatgtaatttacataatattgtcattattcaTTGAGCAACTACATAAGTTACCTGTTATTCCAATGTACATTCCCAAGTTTATGTAGTCAGTAGCTTCTTCAAAAGAACCAGTAAATGAATGTAAAATTGCTGGAAGCTCTAAAGGcaaatgtgtttttataatccttaaaaaatcTTCATGTGCTCCTTTTTGATGCAACATGATGGGCTTTTTAATTTCTTTAGCCAAGGAAAtctacataaaaaaacaaacattaataaaataatatataatatgttatattaaatccAACATGCAAAATATACAACCATTTTATTCTAACCTGTTGCCTGTTGTTTGCAAatgataatcatataataaacattagttaaaaaatttaaaataaatatatcttactaaatttatacttttatattttagtaataccTGTAGTTCAAAAACTTTTCTTTGTATATCAGGCGAAGaaaaatctttattataatCCAAACCACATATACCAATAGCTACACATTCTGGATTTTTAGCAATATCTCTCAGTTCATCATAATAACTATCTTCCCAAGATTTTGCTTCATGTGGATGGATacctattaaacataataaaataaagaaatcacacatataatagtacctattagtcagtagttaaaatataagtggtaaataaataggtacctaattgaatataatattttttcaaccacatacctattttatacaattgtaggtccctactacctacctaacatacattttaatttctataattaaggtaaactatttcatattttagcataaataaacaattttctttaaaataaaactataaatgatcaaaaaaacatttacatatGGGTGCCCTATGATTTATGaaatctaatttaattattactttagctattataggtatttgtatttaattgcaTATGTTTAATAGTCGTTATATTGATCCtaactaatttaattagataaaaattgtatatacttaattattaatggGATTTGTAGGTCATTTACCTGCCGTTGAATACAATGCTCCTGGATATATTCTTGCTAACCGCAACGCCTCTTTACTCGTTCTAAGAGAGGTGCAaggaacaattattttttgaacaccTGTAAAAGGATAAAATAATAGGCACAAtgtaacagtaataatatatccaGTTGTTGAAAGTGAACAATACCATGGGAGGTtgctatactatatattataatatcagtcgTGCCagataaatcaaaaaagttagGTAACACGAATGTCAATAGATAAAACGTATCAATAATAGGCGTCGCATAACTATACCTGAATCTTTTGCTCTCTGTAACACCGATTCCAAGTCCCTGCTGAACTTCTTGTTCACCATGTTCGATCCAACGTCGATGAGCAGATAATTGTCATAGTTCTCTCGGATCGGATCCAGTACTTTCACCGTACTGTTGGGTTGAAAAGCCATGATACCTTTACAAAAAGGCGTACGGAATTACACGTAAATAGGCCTaagcgattattattattattattattattattgttgaatacgTTGTGTctgtgtgcatatatatatatatattatatataaaacgcTCTttgtgttttaacttttaactgtgCCAGAACTAAACTAATATGATTTATGGACACTGTACATCGATCGTGGTGGTCTACTTACTACTTATCTAATGTTGCCAGTTGGTGATAAAGAACAGACAAATACCTAtgacattaattaaaattgtaatcgaAAACAacagcattaaaaaataaaattccatgCGATAGCGACCCAACCAGCCGCGGATCGTCAGTCGTCACTTGTCAGTGTTATcactaagtataaataatactatgacGGGACGGGTAGTGATGTTTGTTcacagtataaactataaagaattattattattattattatttaggtgtaCTGTGGTTCGTTGTTCAACACCATTGAGTCAACAACAATTAATAGTCCGTGTTGGTAAATTCTTATGATAAGAGCTCACGAATGGATCTTCGCAGGAAAGAATTTTTCGTATCcgcaaatacattattttatatattggccCCTTTTCTGTAAGTATTTTCACTGcacctaataatatagtataaatatatttaacaaacaCAGGACTACAACagaaagaattattatttaatagtacatttaaagtaaaataatttaatacatattatattatgatcgtcatttaaaatctaattattattatctaaatatttgcggataacatttatatattggcccattttctacaataattttcattataatattatattaaacacaggactattttaagtacatttaaagtaaaataatgtaatacgtcatataatatgatcgtcgtttaaaatttaacaatacacaattcataataaaaaaaataatataatatttttgaacaatagtaggtattaaCGAATTCATTTTCTT
This genomic window from Metopolophium dirhodum isolate CAU chromosome 1, ASM1992520v1, whole genome shotgun sequence contains:
- the LOC132935846 gene encoding 3'-5' ssDNA/RNA exonuclease TatD, with the translated sequence MAFQPNSTVKVLDPIRENYDNYLLIDVGSNMVNKKFSRDLESVLQRAKDSGVQKIIVPCTSLRTSKEALRLARIYPGALYSTAGIHPHEAKSWEDSYYDELRDIAKNPECVAIGICGLDYNKDFSSPDIQRKVFELQISLAKEIKKPIMLHQKGAHEDFLRIIKTHLPLELPAILHSFTGSFEEATDYINLGMYIGITGGLCKDSSGSGIKKLLSAGTLTLDRILVQSDSPFMYPNARAANLTDALKSSLTQRSLGFLQRYCTFHRNEPCSLPILVELLAGFIAKKPDEVALATSINALKIFGMS